ACATTATTGATAGTTTCATGTGAAATTGTTTATAATACAAAAGGGAGAATGACTTTTGTGTAACTCAATGAACATCCTCGGTGTAGAATGTGTTGAATGACAGGATCGCTGCCATGGCCAGGCAGAGAAAAACTGGATTAAAGAGCTGAGATCTagcagaaaaaagaaattatcgATCATTCTTCAACAAATAGTCTTAAAAATCTAAGTTTGATAAATTACCAACGGATATAAAAGTTTTGGTGCACTAGTATTCTCATAGTAATGGTGCATGAATATTTTTGGGGCCGGGGATATTCATTGTATAACATTTACTGGTTTAAGGTAGTGATTGGAAGGTATCGTGATGGATTAAACAATAGTACTGGGGTATATGATGTTAATGCCAAATGAGCCAATCAAATCTTTCTACCCCATTCATCGCAATATCTCAATCATCAAGTCAATATCAGACATCTGAGAGTTGTCTTTATTTCAGTCACCAATTACCAAGGGCAGACTAAGGGGACAAAAGAGGGAGATAGTAACCGGGTTTTTGTTAACGTCattgaaatacataataattAGTCTCTTATTGCGGTCAGTAAGTAGAACTATTCATAAAAATAGTTGTGCCAAAAATGTCAAATGGGGCGTGCAACAGCAAACAAAGAACACAAACATCAAGTTTCCATGTACTCCAAACGTAAACGAAGAGAAAATGCTTTTGGCATTTTAAGTAACTGAATATGATTATAGTCACATTTGTACATGTTCACATACAGTGTAATGCAGTGGTAGCAGAGGTAAACACTAGGGAATAATTGAGTTCTGAACAGACCTAGTGTTAATTGTTTTTGGTGTTTACAAGCAAATTTAGAGTGTGCTTTGTATTGTAATTAATGAGGATTGCAACCTACCTCAAACATAATAATTAACACATCTACACCTTCTCCATCACAATAACACATTGATATTAAACCATTCATGTGAACCAAGACTGAAGTCCAgaaaattcaatacacatttaTTATCATCAAAAGGCACGATATTTCGTTGCAAAAACATCATTAAATGACATTATTTATGTTATATCTATGAATTACagtttatatattctatgtCAATGGGTGCAGAATATACTGTGCAGCCAATATATACCCCCAAGATTTAGCTCGTAAATCCAGTCCATTGACGTAATAGTAGACGTAAATTCACACCCGAATTACATTTACGTGTGGTGTGGTCTTTATTGATAGTCGAAGACGTAAATTTAATTGTGATCATGAAATATGTGTCACCTTATGCAATACGTAATATTATCATATGGATTACAAGAAAAAAGACCGTCATTTACCGACATACCTAATACACTCTACATACACTCTAGATGCCCATGATAATTGACAAATTGAGTTACATTTAGACAGCGATGTCAAGGTTACTAGAATTATGTAAAGCTAGTAAATGTGACGCTTCAGAAATATGTTCATATGTCGCAATGTAGATGTTCATCAGTTAAAGGAGATTAGGAATATTTCATATGACCAGATATTTATACTTTCTATAGTTATTGCCATAAATCGCTTCAGATCAAGTGAAAGATCCCATTAGGTTGCGATATTAAGTACCTAGAGAGGTAATGTGTGGtcaaaattattcataaatgcTTGGGGATATGTCAAATATTTCTATCATACTTCATATTTGACCCAAAATGTTGAACACCCTCAAAATTGAGTGCAGTTTAGCaaacaataatcaattataacagTACAAGAATAATTCGCATCTTTCACAACAAATATTGGCAGAGATACATGCTGCCTCTCCTGGGTGCGATCGCCATCGTTTACTTGCATGTCAAGGCCTTGTTTACTTATGATTGTCTTTCTTATTCTTTTAAGTACAAAAGGgatgattttaaggtcacaatataatataaaatacCGTAGTGCATacaatttataattaaaattcaaaagaaataaagtaGAAATTGTAATAAGCATTTGACGATAAGATTTACAGCTACACGGCATGATAACGGTATATATAGTAAATGGCGACAATTAACATTTCCTCGGGATGAAACTATGGTACTTTGATTCTACTATTGTGATGTTGAATTATCAAAGAGTTAATCTGGGAATGCTTAAACATTTAAGGTATAGAAACGTAAGCTGGTGGTATCTCTTGAAATTCATTTCCggaagggagggggtagggttacaaaatttGACATAGTTTTAGATTTAACCCCACTTGgtagatttttttctattcaatattttagacaTTACTTCAGttattgtaaaatgaaataaagtaaGACATTTTATGAGCAAAGCTTTTTTGTTGTCAAAAGATTATGTCTGATATTGTCTGTTCTCTACACTGATGTAAATTAGTTAATGAGAATAAAGTGATTTGCATTGTCATTGTCATTGAGAAACACCACATTTATGTAAATTTGGTCAAATACAGAGTCAAATCATCCTAAAGTTTTCTTaagatgcattttaaattttttgatcaatgttgattttttttaactgtgTTTGTTTAACTTCCATAAGTATATAAGACAAGCACTATTTGTTATGTCTATATGTGTCTTATTGGGCTCTGTGTTATTTttctcaattttggcatttttttgtcTTTGGAAGCTGGAGAATAGAAGCTTTTAATttaatttccccccaaaattaACCTGATTGCTTAACatgattttttatatatcttagggtaaagtgaaaatattatgATAAATCAAATTGAGAACAAATCAATGTATGTTTTTTTAAGGAGCTAGTTATCAGTAGCTACTTTAAGTTTCGCAACAAGTTAGAATGAATTATTTCCGTATCAAGTAgtagtttttaaaatcaataacaaTCTGACCTCATAAATACCTCACTTACTGCATCTAGTTTTGTATATCTCACCGGCCCTATTCTATACACCTTTTGCaagaaatttcaatttcaaatttccGAATTAGATATCCAAAATTATGTCTGTTGTTGTAAATGTATAAAATTTGAGGGACTTTTAAAGTTTCACCTACATTTTTGTAAACCCGGGCGACAAAGAGAGCTTTCAGGTGTGGAAAGACGATAGTCCATGAAATTAGCAACTCTAGTTTATTACATTGTTACATTGATTGCACGTTTTCATGGTTACGTCAAATGTAAACTTgtaaagatatatttattgtgaTAGATTttgtatgaaagctttctaacataaCTTTGAGATGAATTAAGCAATATTATGGTAGATATATGACTTTACAGATGATTATAACGGAAAATAATAGTTATTATTGTTTTGTCAAGTTCAGTTCCACACTAGACGAGCAACATTTTCTACCCCATGTATCGAAACATTTGAATAATCAACACCTTATTAGGCGTATGAGTAATGTGTTTATTAACAGAACACTACTAACAGGCTAAAATTGTTAAAAGAGTTTGAACAACTTACGTTGTCGTTGATGAAATCAAATTATGCAATAAATTGTGATCTACAAAGAATCCAAAATTTAAAGTAGAAACACGAAGCCCTGCACATACCAAaggtgcctaggtggagtaaCAACTCCCTGTCATACCCGCACTCGGCATCAGTTGTGAATGTCACgcgtcctcggagatgaccttagaaagggatgttccgtgtcacagtaggtgtgggacgctaaagaaccctcactactcaatggccgtaaacgcTGAACATAGGTCTGAATTTAAAGCTCTtaaccggtattggtgacgtctccatatgagtgcaaAAATTATCGAGACTAAAGTGTGTCTGAAAATGTTGATGAGTTTTAAAATAGCATGTCTAGCTTAAGTATCTCCGAACACTTTTCATGTAAAGGATCTTTATTTCTTTCcgagtatatcaataaaagttCAATACCatcctctggtatgtccaggggtctgtgtttgctcaactttcttttattttgcattccttctaagagttatgagattgatcactgttcgttatcttcacctttggcATGTAGAaccttttgaataaatttggcCTCATAAGAATAAAAAACCAGTTTAGCCAAGAAAGGATTAAATTTGTACCAATGAGAAATACAACAGACTGTAGGAAGACCCGATTAGCAAAGACTgtgaatatattgtcaatgaggaactccagcatcttttgaatatcaattaaagggtacttgtgcgtagaattaTTTCACTTAAGTTTTTGTATTGAAAGAATTCTAATGATATGATATAAAGTACTTAATTTATTCTGCTacctttatataaatattccatttatatttgaatttctTATCGTATGTAATTATCTTTAAAGAAACACGCGAGCTATAATTAAGTTTAAGGTTAGTTTCAGTATTGCAGAAATCATTAGGAATCACAGCCTACAGTTTCTGCGGACTGAAACTtagtgaaataaaaacaatttatagACTGCGGAAACCACACAGGAAACATTAAGGTCAGGAGTCTGCAGATTTCAGCTTGATGTTATTTTGTAAAAACTATATAATTGTTTATGCCACTGCTGAAACTATGCGATAAAATTCATCGCCATGCTTCCGCAAGGATTTAGTCTTATGAAAACTTGTATTTTTAGTAAGGGATTTTTTTCTGAGAGCGAAGAAACTATCTAGAAGCGTTATTTTAGTAATGTATGATCTGGGTTTTTCCTAATAACTTGTCGCAAGTAAAGGAATTATTGTTATGTAATTATTTGGGGGTTCTTGTGTGATCTGCTCATTTCAATAACTTACAGCAAACAAGAAAGTAGTGTGGTAAATATTGTGGAAGTAACTATGGATTTACGCTTTGTTTGGAATTGATCAAAGGATACTTTGGTGGAAATGACTATGAACGGTTGGCACGTCTTTGATAGTCTGCCTATTGTTATTCATATAATTACGATTGCTGCCCTGATATGGCGTCTTCATTGAAAACCTTTACATTTGCAATTGTCCAGAACTAATATTGTATATAAAGCTTCAAGAGACGGAGAACTGCAGATGGTCTCTCAATCATAATCAAGACAAGATGAATTTCTCAGTTTGTCTTCTTGTAGCTCTCTTCGGGGGTACAGTGTCCTACCCAGTAAGtacatgttttaattattatgTCTTAGTATGTATTTGAAATGGAAATACAGACTAAATAATCGAACTAACGTGTTTTATAGATCAAGAAGAATTCAATATCTCATATAACCGATAACATCCAAATTAAAGTAATACTAGCTTGACCAGATAAAGCACCATTGCTAATTCCAAAGAAGGAAAATTCTTTCATGGACCATGTCTTTATCTTCCAAGTATAAAAACATGTCCACCTGTAATACACCTCCAAATATGATGAAGGgataaaattcaattttcattCGTGTAAAGCATTTGAGATAATCGTAgtaaagaaaagaaattgtGCTGTTTTGTGCAAATGAGAAACTGTTtcctaaattaaaaaaatgatatatctaTCAAGTATTCAGTTCTTTGTGCGAGTTATGCACATCCATATGTTTGCCATTAATTCAGATTCATGATATATACAGTTGATTATGATTTCTTTATTATCCATTGAAGGCTAGCGGAGAAAAGTTTTTGGAAGACCAAAAGGATGCAATGCAGAATGGAAAAACATTATGGAATAAATTGCTGCAAGGAAAGGGCGgaatttattttactgaaaacaAGAAAGAGGAAGACGATGTAAACGAAATATCCCCATTGACTGAAAAGCACTTCAGTTTTAGACCAGAGGGAGAAAAAGACAATACGGGGAAATATCCGCATCTCAAAGTTGAGACAGAGAGAAACAGAGTTCCTCTTCCATCTATCAGTGGACCGTCTCACGCTGAGAATTCTGAAGGAGAGATGCTAGAAAAGGAAAGGACCGCGAAGAACCCAGGAAGAAAACATAAGGTGCAGTACAAATCTAGGAAACGCCTGATGAATGGACGGAAGACAATCTTAGTCAGAGGTTCACGAGACCTTTCCAGAGGTTCAACTGGGGGATTACCTTATATGTTTCATATCCTTTATGAgtaacataaaatatttttgagacttgtttgaaaaagaaataaagtaGTTTCCAACGAAGTTTGTTTTCATTAGGTAGATTTAAAGACCGCgaaaataagcaccgccttcaaatttacctggtctgtaaacccttgtcaatcaggagaaaCTAAGCTTCAGAGTGGATGctagaaatttgatgtagagaGAGTCACACAATGATagtagtaaattttgcatacaattacataaattatgatataatatattaggttatgcttaggaatgggtacgattgatattatttattatgGATTGTTAAATGTGATTTACACAGACATCGATTTTATGctaaacagattaattatgagtaaaaACATTGTACGTTAATGAAATCTTATTTACACTTAGTTGAAAATTTATGAGCGTAATTTTCCCCTCGAGACATGGCGACAAAAGGTCAACTTATCGAAAGAGAAATTGGCCGCTATAAGGGTTCTTTCTTGTGTATAATGGTTAGAATTGGGATCAAGAGGAAGAGGAAATTTTTCGTCTAGACCAGTTATTGAAGGAAATGTCGGAAAATACGAATGTCctgtttttgtaggccatgcggtatggacgagtcacacagacaactttggtAGCCAGATAATTCTGGTGTGCGGTCgagaaaaactaattcaaacagaatGAAACTTTCTAAACTGTTTTGGAATATATAGTCATCATGCGGTGTGGAACGATGATCGGAACACCAGAAAATCTGCCGCAGTAAGCAGGAACTCCCGTCGGAGACTGTATGTTTGACAGTCATGTATCGTCGGATACTGGTTATCCGACGAAcgaaggcagtcaaatggatataataaaactttgaaaaaagAATATTCTGTCTAAGTTTTCAATGACTAACGttctcatttatataaaataaatttatcgagctttaCTTTTACGTTTGATTCATCAGATTTAATTATTAACGTTTCGATTAACCTGTGCAAGAGAAATCACTACCATGGATTTTTAATCATACAAATATGTAGAGGTAGTGGAGGTAACACAGATAACAGTCCGTGTATTTGGgacggtacatgtatatatatatatatatatatatatatatatatatatatatatatatacatatatatatatatatacatatgtatatgtatatatatatatatatatatatatatatatatatattaaaagaaatagaataaacagtacacaaagttaaaatattAACGCAAgtgctttcattttataatcctcaggcgttacattttaaaatagttttgaaatggccTGACGTTATAaaggtcatatatatatatatatatatatatatatatatatatatatatatacatatacatgtaaaagctAGCAGGGTTTGCTCGGGCTTGGGACTTCACACCTGCCTTAAATTAGCTCCACCCCTAACTTAACTTGCCTGAGGGAAACCGACAGGTTGGAAACATCGGCCTTTAAACTCACATTGTGCTCACTTCACTACTACAAGAAACTGAAATCTCACATATTTTACCTCTAATTGAGAAATGTAGCAGTGGACAGTCAGTCTAGCGTTGCCACATCACGTAATATACAATGGGTTCTACACATGATAAACACAATCTCAACGGTCATATCTTATCAATTGAATCGTATCCAACGTGAAGAACAAACATGGAAAAGGTGGGAACCTCGAGAACGAGAGAAAGGACTCCAATAAAAACTAGAGATCTGGGATTTCGCTCAACCTCTATCATGGAGTAAAAGGAAATGAATTGCTTTTTATATTGAATTGGGAGGGGGGTGAAGGTTAATTTCGTGGGTCGGATTTCCTGTAAAGGAACATTAAAGAGTGTTATGGTATTTGCTTTTGGAAAAGAAGTGCAGAGGTTCCCAAGAGATGTTATTTTCATGAATTCAGCTAGAATCTACTCTTAAATATAAGTATAATTACTGCAATTTCTGACAATTAGTCCAGCTTTTAGTCATGTCAGGTCACCTCATGGACCCGGTCTCTGGttaacattttttcatgttGATTTGACCATGGGTGatgaattgttttattataccttTATAGAAAGAAAATCTAACTAATATAGATTCTGCATTTCTAACACGCATTCATATTTCTAAACTCTTTGTGTGTCCCGTTGATCATTTAAAAAGGTAGGCTATAAGTTCTACCTTGGACTTGAGATTGTGCATCGAATTTGAAACTCAAAAGACAAATGATCTTTTCGTCTTAGAGATAGGAAACTggtttattacaaaaataattatttctacgTCTGATAAAAATTCTACGTCTGCAACTTTACTTTAAAATCAAACTGTCCCGGTCCTGCATAGTTGTTCACCAGACATGACGCAGATTGTGCTAAAAAATTATGACATAGTGTCTCTATGAGAAGCATAGGAGCTTTTCTACCGTAGGTCTACGTAAGATTGTGGTTTCATTCACTCAACATAATGGTTGCTTTTAGAATGTATTTTCTAATCAATTCGTTAGCAGTCAAATTTAGCGGTCATTAATAAAAATGACCGGTCAATATTGTGCACATGCAGTGGTTTGGAGGTCATTATTGCaataaactgtgcattgtggagtcattattgaattttaaaggCTTCCCATCAGCCAATCAGATTTGAGAATTACGGAgtcataataattttttttactcaaTATTACATTGAAGACATTGAATAGTCAGTACTGGTAACAACACTACGTACACGTATGTATGTACACGGATTTTGTGTACATCGTGGGTTCCAGTAGATCATGATACTCAAAACATTTTCTCCTAAAAGATTTTAAAGCGAAAGATTTTACACTCAATGCATCCCCTTTTCTCTATTCATACCAGTTTTGTTAGAATTTATAGTAGAAATTAGATGGTAGCAATATGACATTATcccctgcacatggtgtttatatttctcaactgattcaatacgcaagaggctactgacaaaaacaAGATGATGATGTAGGGGTTgcaacagcctcgtttaaagtaagctttcgcaaattctatgttcgttatgacgatcaagtttgccaatagaacctatcattgggtcaaattctgtttgacttgtttcataccgattgttgggccgttattggcacactgattttgactacgaataactccatttacttgatcaatatatagggctcacagcgggtgtgaccagtcaacaggggatgctaactcctcccaggcacctgatcccacctttggtgtgttcaggggtccgtgtttgcccaacgctctattttgtattgcttataagagttaatgagattaataactgttcgttatcttcacctctcatggTACCAACACCaaacatgaaaaaatataaatcCCGAAGCAATCCTAAAGCAGGTACGCAGGATGAAAGGGTGCAAGGGGGtatctttttcttcttcaggaATTGTgcaatttatgtattttttatgCAAAGGTGTGATTACTTTGCTGCCCCTCCCACATTTTCATATAGTGGTATTGAATGCAGTGGATACATTAGCTTGAACTGAGGAGGAAGATCTAGGTGCTGAAGGACACACCTCTCCTCAGTTTAGAAATTTGAGGTTTTAACACAGGTAGCATTGacgttgtttttcttttcttttttctatcaagatttttcaaataattgtgaagtcagtccccccccccctttgaaaaacaGTGCATGCCTGTAAGGTAGATATTGTCCGGAAAGGAATGACCAACTGTTGGAcctttctttacatactaattttcaCCACGGATTACTTAATTTACCTTATCAATATATAGTTTCACGGTCAAGACTAGATGCAGATTCCTATTAGAatcctgatcccaactctgttGTGTTCAGAAGTCtgtttgccttactcttaattttgcatatgGAGTTcgagagattgatcactgttcgttatcttcacttttttattGGGAGTATGCAGATTAAATTACTTTAATTATAGCAGTATTGACAAGAAATGTTATACACAACTTTGTTCCTTATCTCCcgatgaaattttgatttggtTTGTGGTGAGAGTTatgttctttttaaatttaaagGCACTAATGATAGTTCCCCAGTAAGTATCAAATTTTGGGGTATCTTGGCATAATATGGATTATTTAtccttttttcatatttcttatAATTTTCTTCAGATCTTATACATTGATGTTCGAAATCATGGGATTTTCATTGACTTGAAGGATGTACCCTTCTAAGCTTAATGTAAACCGTTCAAGTCGTGAACATTATAATTGGTATCATTATTTTGAATGCAATTTGATCACTTAGATTTGTTTTATTCAGAAAAGTAATCAGTTTAACTGATTTAAAATCAAGAATGAACCAGAAAGAGATAAGTTGTGTCGGATATGAACTCAAGTCATCCATCCACCAAGACATGGAAACCAAAATTTGCTTTCGCTGAAATAATTCTCTGCATTAAACTTCCTGATGTTATGATTAATGGGTCTTAAGCTTCTCAGTAATGACATCCATGGTCTGCATGTAAAGAATCCACTGAATCTGTTTTCTGGAGGCCTATATCATAATGAACAGCAgatataaatacacattttacaaCTCGTCTTCGTTCACACTAAAAGGAAATTCAATTGGTGATTCAATACAATGAATGGACAAATTACGTTATTGCCGGGTATGAATCGAATCTAAAAGAATAGAAGCAGAAGAGATATTGAAGTGAGAAGACACAAATGGGAAGATTGGTcatttggcactctgtttttccttttagttcttacaagtttattgttatttctgATTTCCAAACTTTTCGCTTGAGCATCACagaagagacattgtttgtcgaaatgcgcatctggtgcaacaaaattggtaccgtataagttttacatcactgtttcttatcttcacctttcatcataaaGAATCCTCCTGTCGTCCAACTGTATTGCAAAATCTGAAGAGTTGCAATTATACATGTCTCTTATGGATGTTAAAAACACAGAACCTTACTCTAAAATACCAGGAAGTTGGGAAATAGAATAGAAATCAATTAGAAATAGAATATTCTACAATGCCATGTCATCAGAGTATATAAACATTCCCACCAAATCAGAATGACAAAATCCCTGCGTCAAGACATGTTTACTTGGCATTTTAATGGCGTTGTGTTTTCCCAGACAGCGAATGGGCTACATCAGATATATTACAGTTATTTacagatagtgcagattcggCCAGTcttggtgggggtgggggtgggggctaCCAGAAAGCAGATGTACACTCCAAGTCCATCCTAGTTCAGTTACAGACCATGCTCTCAGACGTCATCTCCATAAATTGTTAGATGCATCATCAGcaaccaatacaaaattatcGTATGAAGTAGGCATTGAGGGGGTATGATTTTGACGTTTTTTAAGTCACTGCAAAACCCGAACTAACATACTTAGGTCATGATTGATTAATgtcatatttttgaaatacaaaaccATAAATTATAGCGGTTGGGAccttattttgattaaataattttgtatgaatgccgTTTTGACGTGGTTGTAGCAAACATGAGGTAACGACATAAGCACGAGATTTTCGACGCCATGTTTACGTTGTTTACTTTGACAGCAGCCAGAGTTTGGTTTTCAtgggtgtttttatttttgtcgTAATAATCAATATATGGATTTGATAGAGACTCTTCGATGCCTCACAACAATGCTCCTTTGTGTCTGCCAAACAGTTGAAAGTAAGGAAGATAACTAATACATTTAATCAATAGGTAACTTAGGCATCATTTACGTAATATAAGAAACAAATATCAATAACGAATCATTCTTACCAGACACCTGAATTATAATAAAATGGTATCACGTGAATTCGTACACGTGTTATTCATGGTATGTATTTATGTTCCGAGGAAACGACACCATTTTGTGTAACTAATTTCAATAAACCGTGAATTATTTGGGAATGGCTacaaatgaaaagtgaagataacgaacagtgatcaatctcacaactcctataagcaataaaaaatagagagttgggcaaacacagacccctggatataccagagatgggatcaggtgcctaagaggaggaagcatcccctgtcgaccggtcacacccgccatgagccctatatctttatcaggtaaataTAATTTTGGTGAACTTATTGTTTGAAGTAAAAATCGCCATTACCTTTTTCATTGGAGATGGAATATATTAGAAACTacgatacatgtagttataggCGTAAATTTCGATGCATGTCTTGAGTGGAAACATTGTTAACTCCAAGAGTTTATTTCAATCCTTCGTACAATTGTTGACGAATACTGTCGTATCGGGAGGTGAATTTCGCATAATGTTAGTAAAATTATTGCTGCCTCCATGTAACGTGTTCATATTAAACAGCGGGACAACGTTTGATTGTCGTGAATAAAAAGGTCACTTTGCAGGTTTCTTAATTTATTTGATAGTATGGTGTAATGTGATATCATAATATTTCCGAACAGACAGACGGGTGAATTGATGTTTAGACAAACGGACTGATATACAGAAGGATAACATCAAATGTATCAAATACAGCTCGTAGTatcaaatatatagatatatctgaTGTATGAAATACACAACACCTTCAATGTTTCATCCTTATTTTGTGATCCTTGCGTGCCAAAATACATATTAAAACAACAACGTATGAAAGATTTCGTAAAAGGACAGGAGTTCACGGGGTTAACTTTGGAATATTAGTTACATCGTTACACTgtgtttttcatatttcatgtttaattagacgttgttaaaatatattatttgttaCGGTCTTTGTTAAGGAGCTCTTGAAGATATCCTTGTGATATATTAAACAATAGTACTTGGGTACATGCTTTTACAAATGATAATAATGGAAAAGAATTCAATGCCAAATGCGACAAACAAATCTTCAACCCCATGCATCGAACTATTTCAATTATCAAGTCAATATCAGACATCTGAAAGATGTCTTTATTTTTAGCCACCAATTACCAAGAACAGACTAAGGGGACAAGAGAGCGAGAACATGATTATATTGTTGTTAACGTCATTGGATTACATATGACAATTGGTTTCTTATTGCGGTCAGCAAGTAGAgttatttattaaatatttgtGACCAAAATGGGAAATAGAACGTGAAACAGTAAagaattaaagaaaacaaacttcaaattttcaTATTCTCTAAACATCAACAAAGAAGCATTGGTTATGACATCTTCAGTAAATAAACCTAAATATAGCCACACAAGTATACATACAGTGTGATCTAGCGGTAGCAATGAT
Above is a genomic segment from Ostrea edulis chromosome 3, xbOstEdul1.1, whole genome shotgun sequence containing:
- the LOC130052656 gene encoding uncharacterized protein LOC130052656 — protein: MNFSVCLLVALFGGTVSYPASGEKFLEDQKDAMQNGKTLWNKLLQGKGGIYFTENKKEEDDVNEISPLTEKHFSFRPEGEKDNTGKYPHLKVETERNRVPLPSISGPSHAENSEGEMLEKERTAKNPGRKHKVQYKSRKRLMNGRKTILVRGSRDLSRGSTGGLPYMFHILYE